The following are encoded together in the Ralstonia insidiosa genome:
- the glyA gene encoding serine hydroxymethyltransferase, whose amino-acid sequence MFERSRYTIDQIDPEIFAAIQKENQRQEDHIELIASENYTSPAVMAAQGSQLTNKYAEGYPGKRYYGGCEYVDVVEQLAIDRVKQLFGAEAANVQPNSGSQANQGVFFAVLKPGDTIMGMSLAEGGHLTHGMALNMSGKWFNVVSYGLNAQEDIDYDALEALAQEKKPKLIIAGASAFALRIDFERIGKIAKSIGAYFMVDMAHYAGLIAAGVYPNPVPHADFVTTTTHKSLRGPRGGVILMKAEHEKAINSAIFPGIQGGPLMHVIAGKAVAFKEALSPEFKAYQEQVVKNARAMAETLMARGLRIVSGRTESHVMLVDLRAKNITGKEAEKVLGDAHITVNKNAIPNDPEKPFVTSGVRLGSPAMTTRGFKEAEAVKVAHLIADVLDNPHDEANIAAVRAKVAELTKQFPVYA is encoded by the coding sequence ATGTTCGAACGCAGCCGCTATACGATCGACCAGATCGACCCCGAAATCTTCGCCGCCATCCAGAAGGAAAATCAGCGTCAGGAAGACCATATCGAGCTGATTGCCTCCGAGAACTACACCTCGCCGGCCGTGATGGCCGCGCAAGGCTCGCAACTGACCAACAAGTACGCCGAAGGCTACCCCGGCAAGCGCTACTACGGCGGTTGTGAATATGTGGACGTGGTTGAGCAACTCGCCATCGACCGCGTGAAGCAGCTCTTCGGCGCGGAAGCCGCCAACGTGCAACCGAACTCGGGCTCGCAGGCCAACCAGGGCGTGTTCTTCGCCGTGCTCAAGCCGGGCGACACGATCATGGGCATGAGCCTGGCCGAAGGCGGCCACCTGACGCACGGCATGGCGCTCAACATGAGCGGCAAGTGGTTCAACGTGGTCAGCTACGGCCTGAACGCCCAAGAAGACATCGATTACGACGCGCTGGAAGCCCTGGCGCAAGAGAAGAAGCCGAAGCTGATCATCGCTGGCGCATCGGCATTCGCGCTGCGCATCGATTTCGAACGCATTGGCAAGATCGCCAAGTCGATCGGCGCGTACTTCATGGTGGACATGGCCCACTACGCCGGCCTGATCGCCGCGGGTGTGTACCCGAACCCGGTGCCGCACGCTGACTTCGTCACCACGACCACGCACAAGAGCCTGCGCGGCCCGCGCGGCGGCGTGATCCTGATGAAGGCAGAACACGAGAAGGCCATCAACTCGGCGATCTTCCCGGGTATCCAGGGCGGCCCGCTGATGCACGTGATCGCCGGCAAGGCGGTGGCGTTCAAGGAAGCGCTGTCGCCGGAGTTCAAGGCTTACCAAGAGCAAGTGGTCAAGAACGCCCGCGCCATGGCCGAAACGCTGATGGCCCGTGGCCTGCGCATCGTGTCGGGCCGCACCGAGAGCCACGTGATGCTGGTCGATCTGCGCGCCAAGAACATCACCGGCAAGGAAGCTGAGAAGGTGCTGGGCGACGCGCATATCACCGTCAACAAGAACGCGATTCCGAATGATCCGGAAAAGCCGTTCGTGACCTCGGGCGTGCGCCTCGGTTCGCCGGCCATGACCACGCGCGGCTTCAAGGAAGCGGAGGCCGTGAAGGTGGCGCACCTGATCGCCGACGTGCTGGACAACCCGCACGACGAAGCGAACATCGCTGCCGTGCGCGCCAAGGTGGCTGAGCTGACCAAGCAGTTCCCGGTCTACGCTTAA
- the tolQ gene encoding protein TolQ: MNPVEVTQDLSIVSLVLHASLLVQFVMGLLLVMSLFSWTYIFRKAFALRAARSQTETFERDFWAGGDLQALYQSAANNRHKTGALERIFEAGMREYLKTREQQRGGGDPSAILDAARRAMRAAYQREMDSLESHLPFLASVGSVSPYIGLFGTVWGIMNAFRGLSNVQQATLSAVAPGIAEALVATAIGLFAAIPAVIAYNRYATELDRLANRFESFMEEFSNILQRQTR; this comes from the coding sequence ATGAATCCCGTCGAGGTCACACAAGATCTGTCGATCGTATCGCTGGTGCTGCACGCCAGTCTCTTGGTCCAGTTTGTCATGGGCCTGCTGCTGGTGATGTCGCTGTTCTCCTGGACGTACATCTTCCGCAAAGCCTTTGCACTGCGCGCCGCGCGCAGCCAGACCGAAACGTTCGAACGCGATTTCTGGGCCGGCGGTGATTTGCAGGCGCTGTACCAGAGCGCAGCCAACAACCGCCACAAGACGGGTGCGCTGGAGCGCATATTCGAAGCCGGCATGCGCGAATACCTCAAAACGCGCGAGCAGCAGCGCGGCGGTGGCGACCCAAGCGCCATCCTCGACGCGGCCCGTCGCGCCATGCGCGCCGCCTACCAGCGCGAGATGGATTCGCTCGAATCGCACCTGCCGTTCCTGGCGTCGGTCGGCTCGGTCAGCCCGTACATCGGCCTGTTCGGCACGGTGTGGGGGATCATGAACGCCTTCCGCGGCTTGTCCAACGTGCAGCAGGCCACGCTGTCGGCTGTGGCGCCCGGTATTGCTGAAGCGCTGGTGGCCACGGCCATCGGCCTGTTCGCGGCCATTCCGGCGGTGATCGCCTACAACCGCTATGCCACCGAGTTGGACCGCCTGGCCAACCGGTTCGAGAGCTTCATGGAAGAGTTTTCGAACATCCTCCAGCGCCAAACACGTTAA
- a CDS encoding pilus assembly PilX family protein, with translation MSTTMRFSKVPGQRERGYTLIVGLLLLLVLTLFAVGMFRSFGLQEKIAANTRDKQRALEAAQSALQYGEWWLGQGNGSTGTTCTGVNNGNTLANMRVCNIGLLTPATLPWGVGTTYLPPFMTANGGGGMAGASSPAGDINYAGVPGMYINYLGLTPNGLAQLYQVTAYGYGGDATTAAVVQSTYQITSGAKDLGQQ, from the coding sequence ATGAGCACGACGATGCGTTTTTCCAAGGTGCCAGGGCAGCGCGAGCGAGGCTACACCCTCATCGTTGGGCTCTTGCTGCTGCTCGTGCTCACCTTGTTTGCCGTGGGGATGTTTCGCAGCTTCGGCTTGCAAGAGAAGATTGCGGCCAACACACGCGACAAGCAACGCGCGCTCGAGGCTGCGCAGAGCGCGCTCCAGTACGGTGAGTGGTGGCTGGGGCAAGGCAACGGCTCGACCGGCACGACGTGCACTGGGGTCAACAATGGCAACACGCTGGCCAACATGCGGGTCTGCAATATCGGTTTGTTGACGCCCGCGACGTTGCCTTGGGGCGTTGGGACCACGTACCTGCCGCCATTCATGACGGCGAACGGTGGTGGTGGCATGGCCGGGGCGAGCTCGCCCGCCGGGGATATCAATTACGCGGGTGTTCCGGGCATGTACATCAACTACCTCGGCTTGACCCCGAACGGGCTCGCTCAACTCTATCAAGTCACTGCTTACGGCTATGGCGGTGACGCAACAACAGCGGCAGTGGTGCAGAGCACTTATCAAATTACGTCCGGCGCCAAGGATCTGGGGCAACAGTGA
- the tolR gene encoding protein TolR has protein sequence MATIQRTRRARRAKADINVVPYIDVMLVLLVIFMVAAPVVNPGVVNLPSVANATPQQTQPPIVVTIKGDGTILARIKTGSGATEQKLANNNELRAFVKQRTDENPDQPVVIAADKAVQYDRVLTVMSVLKGDGVKRVGLMVKSQ, from the coding sequence ATGGCTACCATCCAGCGAACGCGCCGCGCCCGACGGGCCAAGGCCGACATCAACGTCGTTCCGTACATCGACGTGATGCTGGTGCTGCTGGTCATCTTCATGGTGGCGGCGCCCGTGGTGAACCCCGGTGTGGTCAACCTGCCGTCGGTGGCCAACGCCACGCCGCAACAGACCCAGCCGCCCATCGTCGTGACCATCAAGGGCGACGGCACAATCCTTGCTCGCATCAAGACGGGCTCGGGTGCCACCGAACAGAAGCTCGCCAATAACAATGAGCTGCGTGCCTTCGTCAAGCAGCGTACCGATGAGAACCCCGATCAGCCGGTCGTCATTGCCGCCGACAAGGCCGTGCAGTACGACCGCGTGCTGACGGTGATGAGCGTGTTGAAGGGCGACGGCGTCAAGCGCGTCGGCCTGATGGTGAAGTCGCAATGA
- the ybgC gene encoding tol-pal system-associated acyl-CoA thioesterase has product MSSFDWNLRVYWEDTDAGGVVFYANYLKFFERARTEWLRALGVDQQALADTTGAIFVVRSTAVDYRAPARLDDLVQIRSRMERVGPASVQFAQEGWRGDVLLASGTIRVGCVDRLTFRPTPIPAPVLATIKAAA; this is encoded by the coding sequence ATGTCTTCTTTTGACTGGAACCTGCGCGTGTATTGGGAAGATACCGACGCAGGCGGTGTAGTGTTCTACGCCAACTATCTGAAATTCTTTGAGCGCGCCCGCACCGAGTGGCTCCGCGCGCTCGGGGTCGACCAGCAGGCGCTGGCCGACACGACCGGGGCCATTTTTGTGGTGCGCAGCACCGCTGTGGACTACCGCGCACCTGCCCGCCTGGATGATCTGGTCCAGATCCGTTCGCGTATGGAACGGGTTGGTCCGGCGTCAGTCCAATTTGCCCAGGAAGGCTGGCGCGGAGACGTTCTGCTCGCCTCAGGCACGATTCGTGTTGGATGTGTCGACCGGCTCACATTCCGTCCGACCCCGATCCCCGCTCCCGTACTCGCAACCATCAAAGCTGCCGCATGA
- a CDS encoding PilC/PilY family type IV pilus protein yields MKKNQRIVLLATAALLPEAARAQLVISDNLTGVSSSYNWQSLNGACLTAGNNTGSIPACSGLSYYSGTTLVGGVNGTLPDAVGQGALRLTNGDTTTGSNGNNQTGAVVSNFTFPTNQGLQVTFTTVTYGGNAYKNASKQASGADGISFFLADGSKPATVGALGGSLGYSCSNGNPTYDGVQGGYIGVGIDEFGNFSNSNDNTSSGANANGGAGAIPSRISLRGAGNTNWANLSTNYSKYYPASNLSTSQANAVQSTCAAGYLYNFSGKSQKDAHGNTIYDGNQTTEQIPYNYNYITGSTLGNNVTIYSQEAAGTNSSGGSKAVRGNATPITYALTITQDGLLSLSYSVNGGTAQTVLNKQSITASNGPLPSSFRFGFSAGTGGGSNVHEITCFKAAPVGQASSSAGTNVQQSARVQAGTQVYLAYYHPTNWWGELTAQNLVMDPTTGIVSIATNANWNASCNLTGGACPAISSTATVTAQGPTARSILTWNGSSGVPFQWANLTSAQKTALDSGSANSASSPRQQYLRGARTYEVSNGGSFRTRNGVLGDIMNSSPTWVGAPSAPYNGPWVDALYPTATPPEPAGSYALFKTNNATRANVVYVGANDGMLHGFRAGGYDTNGNFTTATTPNDGQEVLAYMPAAALNTIYNANGNLDFSSPSYAHNLFVDATPGTGELYYGNAWHTWLVGGLGGGGNANGVIGDNTTAGTGAIYALDITNPANFSESNASSLVIKEWSPSNLSCTNYTGTNSCAGYLGNTYGTPVIRRLHNGNWAVLFGNGLNSPNGSAGLYVLLVANDGTTSFYYLDTGYGPSKDPLGKNNKNGIAYVTPADLDGDHITDYVYAGDAFGNVWRFDLTSQNPTQWNVSTTPLFSTPAGQPITSKVAVAAIPGTGTGAPRVLVSFGTGQAFPQTQTNAATYASGSAQWLYGVWDWNMNAWNRGAASAAQYATLNPTQTVTASTLLTQTITATSTSSGTTPSYRTVSNGKVCWVGSTACGSAANANTQYGWKLMLPSTTTGSGSSAVTNYEQVVYNPTLAYGMFIVNTTVPAVQQILSCTSTPASGYTMAISVASGGAGTASFFGDNNNNFPTYNGGIVSGIGLSGTGTPSLVTANKLPYLVQQTVNGTGTVNQINPSAAGVGSRLNWTKLR; encoded by the coding sequence ATGAAGAAAAATCAACGAATTGTTCTGTTGGCGACTGCGGCGCTGCTGCCTGAGGCTGCGCGGGCGCAGCTGGTGATTAGCGACAACCTGACCGGGGTGTCTTCCTCCTACAACTGGCAAAGCCTGAATGGCGCGTGCCTGACGGCAGGCAATAACACTGGTTCGATCCCAGCGTGCTCAGGATTGAGCTATTACAGCGGTACAACACTGGTAGGCGGTGTGAACGGGACATTGCCCGACGCCGTTGGGCAGGGGGCTTTGCGGCTGACCAACGGTGACACCACTACCGGAAGTAACGGTAACAACCAAACCGGTGCGGTTGTCTCAAACTTTACTTTCCCTACCAATCAAGGGTTGCAGGTCACATTTACGACCGTGACTTACGGCGGTAACGCCTATAAGAACGCCTCAAAACAGGCATCCGGTGCCGATGGCATCAGTTTCTTCCTGGCCGATGGTTCGAAGCCGGCAACGGTGGGGGCGCTCGGTGGGAGCCTTGGCTACAGTTGCTCCAACGGTAACCCTACCTATGATGGTGTTCAGGGTGGCTACATCGGTGTGGGGATCGACGAGTTCGGCAATTTCTCGAACTCGAATGACAACACCAGTAGTGGCGCGAATGCTAATGGGGGTGCCGGTGCAATCCCCAGTCGTATCAGCTTGCGGGGCGCGGGCAACACCAATTGGGCGAACCTGTCCACCAACTATTCGAAGTACTATCCCGCGTCGAATCTGAGTACGTCGCAAGCCAACGCCGTCCAGAGCACGTGCGCTGCGGGATATCTCTATAACTTCAGCGGCAAGTCTCAAAAAGACGCGCACGGGAATACGATCTACGACGGCAATCAAACCACCGAGCAGATCCCCTACAACTACAACTACATTACCGGCAGCACGCTCGGCAACAACGTCACGATCTACAGCCAGGAGGCGGCTGGAACGAATTCCTCGGGCGGGAGTAAGGCGGTGCGTGGGAACGCAACACCGATTACTTATGCACTCACAATCACGCAAGATGGCTTGCTGAGTTTGTCGTATAGCGTGAATGGCGGGACTGCGCAGACGGTGCTGAACAAGCAGAGTATTACCGCTTCGAATGGGCCGTTGCCTTCCTCTTTCCGATTTGGTTTCTCTGCGGGTACCGGCGGCGGCAGCAATGTCCACGAAATCACCTGCTTCAAGGCCGCACCAGTCGGTCAGGCCAGTAGTTCTGCCGGTACTAACGTGCAACAGTCGGCGCGTGTGCAGGCAGGCACCCAGGTGTACCTGGCTTATTACCACCCGACGAACTGGTGGGGTGAGCTGACTGCGCAGAATTTGGTGATGGATCCCACGACGGGGATTGTGTCCATTGCTACCAACGCCAATTGGAATGCCAGTTGTAACCTGACGGGCGGCGCTTGCCCTGCAATCAGCTCGACGGCAACCGTGACAGCACAAGGGCCGACGGCGCGCAGCATTCTGACCTGGAACGGCTCCAGCGGGGTTCCCTTTCAATGGGCCAATCTGACGTCCGCGCAAAAGACTGCATTGGACAGCGGTTCCGCCAACAGTGCCAGCAGCCCTCGTCAGCAGTATCTGCGTGGAGCCCGCACTTATGAGGTCAGCAATGGAGGCTCCTTCCGCACCCGCAATGGTGTGCTGGGTGACATCATGAACTCCAGCCCCACTTGGGTTGGTGCACCGTCGGCACCGTACAACGGTCCGTGGGTCGACGCTCTCTACCCGACGGCAACGCCACCCGAGCCGGCTGGCAGCTACGCGCTTTTCAAGACCAACAACGCGACGCGTGCAAACGTGGTGTATGTGGGTGCCAACGACGGCATGCTGCATGGTTTCCGCGCCGGCGGTTACGACACCAATGGCAATTTCACTACTGCAACGACGCCGAACGATGGACAAGAGGTGCTGGCCTATATGCCGGCCGCTGCCCTGAATACCATCTATAACGCCAACGGGAATCTGGATTTCAGTTCACCTTCGTACGCGCACAATTTGTTTGTAGACGCTACCCCCGGTACCGGCGAGCTCTATTACGGCAACGCCTGGCATACGTGGCTGGTGGGCGGTCTGGGTGGCGGCGGCAATGCGAACGGCGTCATCGGTGACAACACCACTGCGGGCACAGGCGCAATCTATGCGCTTGATATCACCAACCCGGCGAACTTCAGTGAGAGCAATGCCAGCTCACTGGTCATCAAGGAGTGGTCGCCCTCAAACCTCTCGTGTACCAACTACACCGGGACAAACAGTTGTGCCGGCTACCTCGGCAACACCTACGGCACGCCGGTCATCCGCCGTCTGCATAACGGTAACTGGGCAGTTCTGTTTGGCAATGGCCTGAACAGCCCGAATGGCTCGGCCGGTCTGTACGTTCTCTTGGTCGCAAATGACGGTACTACGTCGTTCTATTACCTCGACACCGGCTACGGTCCAAGTAAGGACCCACTCGGCAAGAACAACAAGAACGGTATTGCCTACGTGACACCCGCTGATTTGGATGGTGACCACATCACGGACTATGTCTACGCAGGCGATGCTTTCGGCAACGTCTGGCGTTTTGACCTGACCTCGCAAAATCCGACGCAGTGGAACGTGTCCACTACACCGCTGTTCTCGACGCCTGCAGGGCAGCCGATTACCAGCAAGGTGGCAGTGGCGGCGATCCCTGGTACCGGTACTGGCGCGCCGCGCGTACTGGTCAGCTTCGGCACCGGGCAGGCTTTCCCGCAGACGCAAACAAATGCGGCCACCTACGCAAGTGGCTCGGCACAGTGGCTTTACGGCGTTTGGGATTGGAATATGAATGCCTGGAACCGGGGCGCCGCTTCAGCGGCTCAGTATGCGACGCTCAACCCAACGCAAACCGTCACTGCATCGACGCTGCTGACGCAGACAATCACGGCCACGTCTACCAGTTCTGGAACGACACCGTCGTACCGGACGGTGAGTAACGGCAAAGTCTGCTGGGTGGGCTCTACCGCTTGTGGCAGTGCAGCTAACGCAAATACCCAGTATGGCTGGAAGCTCATGCTGCCCAGCACGACAACGGGTTCGGGTTCGAGCGCAGTTACCAACTATGAACAGGTCGTCTATAACCCGACGCTGGCTTACGGCATGTTCATCGTCAATACGACGGTTCCGGCCGTGCAGCAGATTCTGTCGTGCACTTCGACTCCTGCGTCCGGTTACACCATGGCGATCTCTGTTGCATCCGGCGGTGCAGGCACTGCTTCGTTCTTTGGTGACAACAACAACAACTTCCCGACCTACAACGGCGGTATTGTCAGCGGCATTGGTCTGAGCGGTACCGGTACGCCGTCGCTCGTGACCGCCAACAAGTTGCCATATCTGGTGCAGCAGACGGTGAACGGCACGGGTACGGTCAACCAGATCAATCCGAGTGCTGCCGGCGTTGGCTCGCGCCTGAACTGGACCAAGCTGCGCTAA
- the nrdR gene encoding transcriptional regulator NrdR, which yields MKCPFCGHAATQVIETRMSEEGDTVRRRRKCEACDRRFTTYERIELFFPAVVKKNGSRVDYDRNKVKDSMRLALRKRPVSAEAIDEAIARIEEKLLSHGEKEIGSDRVGELVMRELKRLDKIGYIRFASVYRSFEDLAEFRDVLDEVSAPSVRK from the coding sequence ATGAAATGCCCTTTTTGCGGCCACGCGGCCACCCAGGTGATTGAGACTCGCATGTCGGAGGAAGGCGACACCGTGCGCCGTCGCCGCAAGTGCGAAGCCTGCGACCGCCGCTTCACGACCTACGAACGCATCGAGCTGTTCTTCCCCGCTGTCGTCAAGAAGAACGGCAGCCGCGTCGATTACGACCGCAACAAGGTCAAGGATTCCATGCGATTGGCGCTGCGCAAGCGCCCTGTCTCCGCCGAGGCCATCGACGAGGCCATCGCCCGCATCGAAGAAAAACTCCTCAGCCACGGTGAGAAGGAAATCGGCAGCGACCGCGTGGGTGAGCTGGTCATGCGCGAACTGAAGCGGCTGGACAAGATCGGGTATATCCGGTTTGCGTCGGTGTACCGGAGTTTTGAGGATTTGGCGGAGTTTCGTGATGTGCTGGATGAGGTTTCGGCACCCAGCGTGCGCAAATGA
- a CDS encoding PilW family protein: MNAKPMTPRMRLGRRQAGTSLVEILIAMVIALFIMSGVVVMFVNMQKTFTSQDQLAQLQDSERLTLTILTNVVQQAGFFPNPLVNTALGALPASGSLAAGQVITGTSGASAGKDTLTTQFATASGDGNMNCLGQANTTGSQQVYVNTLSISPNNELQCTLTVSGGTPTTVPLVSGVSGLTVLYGTDTNGNGYSDTYLTAAQVTAGGYWSSVHSVQVKLQFATQFGNQVGQTNNSTWVQTISLKNQQ; the protein is encoded by the coding sequence ATGAACGCCAAACCGATGACTCCCCGTATGCGATTGGGTCGCCGGCAGGCTGGTACGAGCTTGGTTGAGATCTTGATCGCGATGGTGATCGCGCTGTTCATCATGAGTGGCGTGGTGGTGATGTTCGTGAACATGCAGAAGACGTTTACGAGCCAAGATCAACTTGCGCAACTGCAGGACAGTGAGCGACTGACGCTGACCATTCTCACCAATGTCGTACAACAGGCGGGATTCTTTCCGAACCCGCTGGTCAATACCGCGCTGGGAGCGCTGCCGGCTTCCGGTTCGTTGGCGGCAGGGCAGGTGATTACCGGTACGTCGGGTGCCAGCGCTGGCAAGGACACGCTGACGACGCAGTTCGCCACCGCCAGCGGCGACGGCAACATGAACTGCCTCGGCCAGGCGAACACGACAGGCAGCCAGCAGGTCTACGTCAACACGCTATCCATCAGCCCGAACAACGAGCTGCAATGCACGTTGACCGTTTCCGGCGGAACGCCGACCACGGTACCACTGGTGAGTGGGGTGAGTGGGCTCACGGTTTTATACGGCACCGATACCAATGGCAATGGATACAGCGACACGTATTTGACAGCCGCTCAGGTGACGGCGGGGGGCTACTGGTCTTCGGTGCACTCCGTTCAAGTCAAACTCCAGTTTGCGACGCAGTTTGGTAACCAGGTTGGGCAGACAAACAACTCAACCTGGGTACAGACCATCAGCTTGAAGAACCAGCAATGA
- the tolA gene encoding cell envelope integrity protein TolA — protein sequence MATRSLSPALHRYEPVRERGTLRAFGLAVLTHLLLITFLYFGVQWQSSTPRGEEAELWDEAAVQQAVQTAPPPPEVKPEPVIKAPPTKVEEEADIALEQKRKREREAAAAATAAREAELARRAAEDRAEAQRQAQLKVQKEQQARQAELQRKAQAEQQAKEKAAAAEAQARKNAQLQAQAEAKAKAEAEAKQKELKAKAAADAKAKADAERKAAESKANAQRNANLARMQALAGGAGKAEGSGGGVGNAQGTGGTASAGYAERVRAKVKPNIVFDPGAISGNPAAVVAVTMAPDGSILSKRLTKSSGNGAYDEAVMRAVERSDPLPRDTNGKAPSSVNLTFRPKE from the coding sequence ATGGCTACAAGGTCGTTGAGCCCTGCGTTGCATCGTTACGAGCCTGTCCGCGAGCGCGGCACGCTGCGCGCGTTCGGGCTGGCAGTCCTCACGCATCTGTTGCTGATCACTTTCCTGTACTTTGGCGTGCAGTGGCAGAGCAGTACGCCGCGCGGCGAAGAAGCCGAGTTGTGGGATGAGGCGGCGGTTCAGCAGGCCGTGCAGACGGCGCCTCCTCCGCCCGAGGTGAAACCGGAACCCGTTATCAAGGCGCCGCCGACCAAGGTGGAAGAGGAAGCCGACATCGCGCTGGAGCAGAAGCGCAAGCGCGAGAGGGAAGCCGCGGCCGCAGCAACTGCCGCGCGCGAGGCTGAACTCGCCCGCCGGGCCGCCGAGGACCGCGCTGAAGCCCAGCGCCAGGCGCAGCTGAAAGTGCAGAAAGAACAGCAGGCCCGCCAGGCGGAACTTCAACGCAAGGCCCAGGCCGAACAGCAGGCCAAGGAAAAGGCGGCCGCTGCTGAGGCGCAGGCCCGCAAGAATGCGCAACTGCAAGCCCAGGCAGAGGCCAAGGCCAAGGCGGAAGCCGAAGCGAAGCAGAAAGAGTTGAAGGCGAAGGCTGCGGCAGATGCCAAGGCCAAGGCTGATGCGGAACGCAAGGCGGCCGAATCGAAGGCCAATGCCCAGCGCAACGCCAATCTGGCGCGCATGCAGGCCCTGGCGGGGGGTGCCGGCAAGGCAGAGGGCTCGGGTGGTGGCGTTGGCAACGCACAGGGTACGGGCGGTACGGCATCGGCCGGGTATGCCGAGCGCGTGCGCGCGAAGGTCAAACCGAACATCGTGTTCGACCCGGGCGCCATCAGCGGCAACCCGGCGGCAGTGGTGGCGGTGACGATGGCGCCGGACGGCTCGATCCTGTCCAAGCGGCTGACCAAATCGAGCGGCAACGGCGCCTATGACGAAGCCGTGATGCGTGCGGTGGAGCGCTCCGATCCGCTGCCGCGCGATACCAACGGCAAGGCCCCGTCAAGCGTCAACCTGACCTTCCGGCCCAAGGAATAA
- the ydfG gene encoding bifunctional NADP-dependent 3-hydroxy acid dehydrogenase/3-hydroxypropionate dehydrogenase YdfG, giving the protein MIVFVTGATAGFGAAIARRFVREGHRVIAAGRRQDRLDALKAELGDALLPVVLDVLDATAVAALPGSLPEGWREVDVLVNNAGLALGLEPAQRADLTDWDRMIGTNCSGLVHMTRALLPAMVERNRGHVINIGSIAGTYPYPGGNVYGATKAFVRQFSLNLRADLTGTRVRVSNIEPGLCSGTEFSNVRFKGDDARVDKVYEGTEALTADDIAEAVYWMAALPPHFNVNAIELMPVCQSFSATSLTRDMA; this is encoded by the coding sequence ATGATCGTATTCGTGACCGGCGCAACCGCCGGCTTCGGTGCAGCTATCGCCCGACGTTTCGTGCGGGAAGGCCATCGCGTGATCGCGGCCGGTCGTCGTCAGGATCGTCTGGATGCGCTCAAGGCCGAGCTGGGTGATGCACTCCTGCCGGTCGTGCTGGATGTGCTGGATGCCACCGCGGTTGCCGCGCTGCCGGGCTCGCTGCCGGAAGGCTGGCGCGAGGTCGACGTGCTGGTCAACAACGCCGGCTTGGCGCTCGGCCTGGAACCCGCTCAACGTGCGGATCTGACCGACTGGGACCGCATGATCGGCACCAACTGCTCCGGCCTGGTCCATATGACGCGCGCGTTGCTTCCGGCCATGGTCGAGCGCAATCGTGGCCATGTCATCAACATCGGCTCGATTGCCGGGACGTACCCGTACCCGGGCGGCAACGTGTATGGCGCGACCAAGGCGTTCGTGCGCCAGTTCTCGCTGAACCTGCGCGCTGACCTGACCGGCACCCGCGTGCGCGTATCGAACATCGAGCCGGGCCTGTGCTCCGGCACTGAGTTCTCCAACGTCCGTTTCAAGGGCGACGATGCCCGCGTGGACAAGGTCTACGAAGGCACGGAGGCCCTCACCGCTGACGACATCGCCGAAGCCGTCTACTGGATGGCAGCGCTGCCGCCGCACTTCAATGTCAACGCAATCGAGCTCATGCCCGTTTGCCAGTCATTCTCGGCCACGAGCTTGACGCGAGACATGGCTTGA
- a CDS encoding type IV pilin protein — protein MNRMTIPAVLRRQTGFSLMELMITVAIIAILARIAYPSYQQYVLKSHRADAKTALLDLATRQERFFTLQNNYTSSPTALGYASGASFPLAIQSGTQSYYQLYVGVTGTAGASGTAAPGFAASAVPVNAQVADACGTYTINQLGVQGNPTAVNGNTPAQCW, from the coding sequence ATGAACCGAATGACCATACCCGCTGTGTTGCGCCGCCAAACCGGCTTTTCATTGATGGAGTTGATGATCACAGTGGCCATCATTGCCATCCTAGCGCGGATCGCTTATCCGTCTTACCAGCAGTACGTGCTCAAGTCACATCGCGCGGATGCGAAGACGGCGTTGTTGGATCTGGCTACGCGGCAGGAGCGGTTCTTTACGCTGCAGAACAACTACACCAGCTCGCCAACCGCGCTTGGCTATGCTAGCGGCGCCAGCTTCCCACTGGCCATTCAGTCCGGTACGCAGTCGTACTACCAACTGTATGTCGGCGTAACGGGGACGGCAGGCGCTAGCGGTACGGCTGCTCCTGGTTTTGCTGCTTCTGCTGTTCCGGTCAACGCGCAGGTTGCAGACGCGTGCGGGACATACACCATCAACCAGCTTGGTGTTCAAGGCAATCCCACCGCAGTCAATGGCAACACGCCAGCCCAATGCTGGTAA